GCCCCAGCAGAAAATCCTCATGCTTCAGCGTGGCGGCGGACAGATTGACGCTGACCGGCAGCGACAGGCCGCGCCGGCGCCACTCGCCCATCTGCCGCACCGCCTCGCGCAGCACCCACCAGTCCAGCTCGCGCATCAGGTTGGTATGCTCGATCGCAGTGAAGAACTCGCCCGGCGGCACGTGCCGCCCGTTGCGCACCCAGCGCACCAGCGCCTCCGCGCCTTCGATGCGGTGATTCTGCAGATTGATCTTGGGCTGGTAGAACAGCGCCAGCTCGCCGCGGGGAATGGCCAGCGCGAACGCGCTGCGCAGCGCGTGCAGCTTGTGGATTTCCTCGTCCATCGCCGCGTCGTAGTGGCGGGAGTGGCCGCCGCCCTCCTCCTTGGCGCGGTTCAGCGCCAGGCCGGCGCGGCGCAGCAGGTTGGCCGCATCGCACAGCGCGTCACCGCTGACCGCGACGCCGACGCTGCAGCGTATCTCCACCTGGGCGCCCATCGCGTCCACCGGCTGCGGCAACAAGCTCATCAGCTCTTCCACCAGCTCCTGCAGCCTGTCTGTGCGTTCCGAGCAGGCGACGAAGCGCGCGGCGCCGACCCGGCCGACATGGCCGAACGGGTAGATGGCCTGGCGCAGGCGGCGCGCCATCTCGCACAGCACCAGGTCGCCGCCCTCGTAGCCCAGCCGGGCGTTGATGTCGTGGAAGCCTTCAACGGCGATCGCCAGCACCGCCACCTGGCCGCCGTCGCGGCGCGACTGCAGCAGCCGGGCAATCAGTTCCTGCATGCGGTTGCGATTGGGCAGACCGGTCAGGGCGTCGTGCTGGGCCAGGAAAGCGAGCTCGGTCTCGGCGCGGTGGCTGCGCTCCAGCGCGTCATGGCGCTCCAGCCCGCGGCCGATCTCGCGCGCCATCAACTCGAACAGCGCGCGGCGGGACTGGTCGAAAAAACCCTCTTCGCCGGCGTGCAGCGCCAGCGCGCCCGCCACCTGCTGGCGCACCAGCAGCGGCACCACCAGCAGGCTGCGGATGCCCTGGCGGCTCAGCGCGCCGTGCCAGGGCTTCAGTGCGGGATCGGATTGCGCGTCGTTGCTGACCTGGGCCGCGCGGCTGCGCAGCGCGCGCGACACCGGGCCCGGCGCCTGCGCGTCCTCGGCGTGCCCCGGCAGCTCGCCGGGCATGGACGCCCGCTCGCCGCGGGACAGCGCCGCCACCTCGACGCGCTTTTCGTCCGCGTCCAGCAGGCCCACCCAGGCCATTTCGAAGCCGGCCTCGCGCACGCAGACGTCGCAGACGGTCTGCAGCAGGATGCGGCGGTCGGCGCTGTCGGCCAGCGCCAAGCTGACGCCGCTCAGCGTCGCGTACAGGCCGGACATCGCCTGGAAATGCTCGCCATGGCGCGAAGCCTCGCGCTTCAGCGCCTGCTGGTAGCCATGGGTCTTCAGCATCTGGTCCAGCAGGATGCGCTTGCGCAGCAGCCGAGCCGCCTCGGTGCCCGCCGCCTGCTCCAAACCGCCAAGCAGATGCGGCTGGCAACGCTCGTACAGGCCCTGCAGCCAGCCCAGGCTCACGCCCAGCCGGCAATACAGTTCGCCCTGCTCGACCAGCGCCGCTGCCACGGCCGAGTCCAGCGGCGCGCTCAGCAGCGCGTCCCACTCCGCCAGCAGCATCGCCGCCAGCTCGTCCTGATCGCAGCCATGGTGGCGCTGCAAGCGCTCCGCCTCGCCGGGGCTTTTCAGCAGATGCCAGTAAAGCTCCTTGCCCAGCAGCTCCCTGCGGGCCAGCCCCGCGTCGGCGTGGCGCGGCAATTGCGCCAGGTGTTCGGTCCGGATTCCGATAAAGCGGCACATGTTCGCCAGGAGTGCCATTTCATCCGTATGCATTGTTTTCTGCGCCTGTCGTGGCTGGAACGCGGCCTGCCGGACCGCCGTCCCTACTATCTCGCCCACCTGCCCAGGAGCAGGTATTTCTTGTACCGTGTCGACCGGAGGCGCCCCCCGGAATCCATCGCGGAAAGCCGCGTCGGGCAAGGCCGGCCGCCAAAGCCTGCAACATGCCACGGCGCTGGCTTTTAAGCAAGCCCGGCGGCATTATTAAACGACCTCTTATCGTCAAAAGACCAGGGACCGCGAAGTGTTCGACCCCAGACAATTACAGACCCTGGCCGCAGTGGCGGAAACCGGGGGCTTCGACAAAGCCGCCAAGAAGCTGTTTCTGACCCAATCCGCGGTATCGCAACGCATACGCCAGCTGGAGGAACAACTGGGCCAGCCCGTGCTGACCCGCACCTCGCCGGCAGAGGCCACCGAGGCCGGGCGCCAGCTGCTGCGGCATTATCAGCAGTTGTTGCTGATGGAAAACCAGCTGCTGCAAAAACTCAGTCCCGCGCCGCGCCAGCGCGAATTCACCACGCTCGCCGTCGGCGTCAACGCCGACAGCCTGGCCACCTGGTATCTGCAGGCGGTGACGCCGGTGCTGGAAGCCCACGACCTGTTGCTGGACGTGGTGGTCGACGACCAGGACCACACCCATGAACTGATGCGCACCGGCCACGTGATGGGCTGCGTCAGCACCCGGCCGGTGCCGATCCAGACCGGCGTCCAGCATTACCTGGGCGCGATGCGCTATCTGTGCCTGGCCACGCCGCGCTTCGCCGCGCGGCATTTTCCGGACGGCGTCGACCACGCGGCGCTGGCGCGCGCGCCCAGCATCATCTTCAGCCGCAAGGACGCGGTGCACGGCCAGTTCCTGCGCCAGGCGATCGGCTACGAGGGCGGCTTTCCCAGCTTCACCGTGCCCTCGGCCCAGGGCTTCGTCGAACTCACCCGCCAGGGCGTCGCCTACAGCCTGCTGCCGGAGCTGATGCTGGACGGCGACCTGGAAGACGGCCGGCTGGTGGACCTGTTCCCCGGCCAATACATGGACCTGCCGCTGTACTGGCACCACTGGCGGGTGGAATCCGAGCTGTCCCAGGCTTTGACCGAGGCCATGCTGGACTACTGCGGCCGCCACTTGCGCCAGGACAAAGTGGCATATCATGCATCTGTTGGAGAATCACGGCAGAACCCCTGACCCAAGCGGCGCGGCTGTCGCATTGACAAGGCCACGCCCCCTGGCGCATCATCCGGCGCCGACCTGGTTTTATGGAGGCAGCATGACCAGCAAGCAGCAAATACCCAGCAATGAACAGTGGGCCGAACTGGAAATGGCCGCGCAACTGGCCGCCCGCCAGGCTTACGCGCCCTATAGCCGCTTCACCGTCGGCGCCGCCATCCTGGACGGCAACGGCAAGATACACATCGGCTGCAATGTGGAAAACGCCTCCTACGGCCTGAGCAACTGCGCGGAGCGCACCGCGATCTTCGCCGCCCGCGCCAACCACGGCATGCAGGAAGTGGTGGCGGTTTGCATCTACACCCCCACCGACAAGCCTGCCTCGCCTTGCGGCGCCTGCCGCCAGGTGCTGAACGAATTCGGTCCGACGATGCGCGTGCGCTCGATCTGCGACGGCGAAGACATCATCGACACCACGCTGGACGCGCTGCTGCCCTCCGCCTTCGGTCCCAAGAATCTTCAGGACGCCAGCCAGCGTTGAGCCGCTGTCCGACTTCCATCCAACGGGAACCCGCGGGTTCCCGTTTTTCATGCCCGCGAAAAGGTTCCCCTGCGCCCGCCTCTCTTAGGGACAGCTGAAAATAAAAATCACTCGCTATATGGTCGATCACGCTGTTCCTGTTCAGAACGATAAGGAGTCCGTGATGATGAAATCCGCCATTTCATATCTGTCCGCGCTGCTGATCGGCCTGGGCGCGGCGTCCGCCCACGCCGCCGAGGAGGCCCAAGACCCCGCGCTGCGCCAGCAAGCCGCCGACGCCTTGGCGCGGCTCGCACCGCGACCGCTGGCCAAGGGAGATCTGCCGCAGCCGCTGGTGGAAGTGAACCGCGAAAGCGCCGACCGCCGCTGGGTGATCGGATCGGCCACCCAGCCGCTGCCGCTCATGGCCGGCGCGGATGCCGACCAGGTGCCGTTGTCCCGCTTGTTCCTGGCGCGCCAGACCGACCAGGGCTGGCAGCTGGCCATGGAAGGAGAAGACGGCTTCGCCGCGCTGCTGGAAGCCGCGCCGGACGGCTGGCTGAGCGCCGACGAGCGGCGCGCCTGGCGCAGCCAGGCCATCCGCGCCAAGCGGCTGGCGCCCGACGCCACCGGCCTGGGCCTGCCCTGGCAGGAAGGCTCAAGCTGGAGCATGACCGGCGGCCCGCACGGCTACAGCGGCGAGAGCCAGCCTTACGATTCCATAGACTTCGCCGGCGGCGACGGCCGGGTGCTGGCACCGCAGGCCGGCGTGATCTACAAAAGCTGCCTGCGCAACGGCAGCGGACTGGTCAAGCTGGTGCACGACAACGGCTATTCCTCCACCTACTACCACATGATCAACCTCAACACGGTGGCCGACGGCCAGCGGATGGCCAAGGGCGCCTATCTGGGCAAGATAGGCAACGGCCTGCCTTGCGGCGGAAGCACCACCGGCCCCCATGTGCACTTCTCGCTGATCCACCAGGGCAAGGCCGAGCCGGTGAACCGCAAGTGGCTGGGCGGATGGCAATTCTTCTCCGGTGGCCGCGCCTACCAGGGCTACGCCTCGCGCAACGGCAGCCGGGTGAACGTGGGCGGACGCCTGACCCACTACAGCGGCGGCAGCGACCCCGCGCCGACGCCGAGCGGTTCCAGCGGCGTCGCCACGCCGCGCGGCGGCGACAGCCGCGTCAACCTGCGCGGCGGCCCCAGCCTGAGCGCGGAAATCGTCGGCAGCGCGGCGCGCGGCGAACAGGTGGCGCTGCAATGCCACATCCGCGGCGAGGCGGTGGACGGCGTCTGGGGCCGCACCGACATCTGGAACCGCACCGCCTCCGGCCACTGGATCAGCGACGGCTTCATCGACACCGGCAGCAACGCGCCGGTGGTGCCGCCCTGCCCGTCATCGGCGCGGCCATGGTAAACGCCTAGCCGGCGCTTCGCCCTCCGCCGGGGACGGCCGCCCACGCGGCCGCGCCCCGGCGCATCATCAGCCAGTAAAGGCCGGCCGCGCCCAGCCAGCCTGCCAGCCAGGAAACGTCGGCGCCGCCCAGCACGCGGACCATGGGTCCGCTGAACAGGGCGCTGTCGATGAAGGGCAGCTGCAACAGCACGCCCGCCAGGTAAGCCAGCAGCCCCGGCCAACGGTAATCGGCTCCTTCCAACGTCGCCAAGTCCACCCTCCCGCCCCGCAACAGGTAAAAATCCGCCAGGTTCACCGCGCTCCACGGCGTGAACAGCGCCAGCAGCAGCAACAGGAAAGACTTGAACAGCGGCAGGAAGCCTTGCTGCGCCCAGACCGCGATCCCTAGCGAGACCAAAACCATGCAAGCGACGATCAGCCAGCGCCGGCGCGGCCCCAGCGCCTCCGGGCGCGCGCCGAACGCCGAGGCGATGCCACCCGCACACATGAAGCCGCCGTAAGCGTTGAGCGTGGAAATCGTGACCTTGCCGAAAGCCACGCAGAAGAACAGCGCGGCGGCGATGGCGCCGTCGGCGCCCAGGCCGACGAAATAGGCGACCTCGTGCCCGCGGAAGGCCGCGCCGCCGATGGCCGCCACCAGCACGCCCAGCGACATCGCGATCTGCGCCCCCAGCGTTGAGCCCAAGCCTATCGCCCACGCCACCCGCGCCGGCGGCGTGGCCGACGGCAGGTAGCGCGAATAATCGGACACGTAGGGCGCGAAAGCGATTTGCCAGGACGCGGACAACGATATCGCCGTGACGAAGGCGGCCGGCTCGAAACGGGCATGCTCCGCCAGCAACGGCAGCAGATCCACCCGCCCCAGCCGGTGTATCGCCCGGTAGCCGAGCGCCGCGGCCAGCAGCACCGCCAGCGCGAACAGCAGGCTCCCCGCAGCGTCGCTCAGCTGCAGCAACTGGCCCAGCGCCTGGCCGGACAACACCATGCCGGTGGCGTTGAAGCCCAGGTACATGACGCAGGCCAGCGCCAGCGGCAGCACCGCGCCCTTGACGCCAAACTGCGCGCGGCAGGCCAACATCTGCGGCAAGCCCAGCCGGGGGCCCTGCGCGCCGTGCAGCGCCATTACCGCGCCGCCGGCGATCTGCCCCAACAGCAAGCCGGCGATGGACCAGACGATGTCGCCACCCAGCGCCACGGCCAGCGCGCCGGTGACGACGGCGGTGATCTGCAGATTGGCCGCCAGCCACAAGGTGAACTGGCTGAATACGCGGCCATGCCGCTCGCTTTCGGGGATGAAGTCTATGGAACGGCGCTCGATCAACGACGAGCTTGCGGG
This genomic window from Chromobacterium violaceum ATCC 12472 contains:
- a CDS encoding EAL domain-containing protein, with the translated sequence MHTDEMALLANMCRFIGIRTEHLAQLPRHADAGLARRELLGKELYWHLLKSPGEAERLQRHHGCDQDELAAMLLAEWDALLSAPLDSAVAAALVEQGELYCRLGVSLGWLQGLYERCQPHLLGGLEQAAGTEAARLLRKRILLDQMLKTHGYQQALKREASRHGEHFQAMSGLYATLSGVSLALADSADRRILLQTVCDVCVREAGFEMAWVGLLDADEKRVEVAALSRGERASMPGELPGHAEDAQAPGPVSRALRSRAAQVSNDAQSDPALKPWHGALSRQGIRSLLVVPLLVRQQVAGALALHAGEEGFFDQSRRALFELMAREIGRGLERHDALERSHRAETELAFLAQHDALTGLPNRNRMQELIARLLQSRRDGGQVAVLAIAVEGFHDINARLGYEGGDLVLCEMARRLRQAIYPFGHVGRVGAARFVACSERTDRLQELVEELMSLLPQPVDAMGAQVEIRCSVGVAVSGDALCDAANLLRRAGLALNRAKEEGGGHSRHYDAAMDEEIHKLHALRSAFALAIPRGELALFYQPKINLQNHRIEGAEALVRWVRNGRHVPPGEFFTAIEHTNLMRELDWWVLREAVRQMGEWRRRGLSLPVSVNLSAATLKHEDFLLGLETLLEANPLPAGFLELEVLETVTQQEAEQITAKLERCRDLGLSIALDDFGTGASSLVHLQQLPFDTIKIDQRFVRLLLDMPGNEAIIRSMLSFAHYTGRKLVVEGVESRAIWSRLREIGCHDGQGYGISPPLAAGELPEWLKQWSKGAIINSAYVS
- a CDS encoding ArgP/LysG family DNA-binding transcriptional regulator; its protein translation is MFDPRQLQTLAAVAETGGFDKAAKKLFLTQSAVSQRIRQLEEQLGQPVLTRTSPAEATEAGRQLLRHYQQLLLMENQLLQKLSPAPRQREFTTLAVGVNADSLATWYLQAVTPVLEAHDLLLDVVVDDQDHTHELMRTGHVMGCVSTRPVPIQTGVQHYLGAMRYLCLATPRFAARHFPDGVDHAALARAPSIIFSRKDAVHGQFLRQAIGYEGGFPSFTVPSAQGFVELTRQGVAYSLLPELMLDGDLEDGRLVDLFPGQYMDLPLYWHHWRVESELSQALTEAMLDYCGRHLRQDKVAYHASVGESRQNP
- a CDS encoding cytidine deaminase is translated as MTSKQQIPSNEQWAELEMAAQLAARQAYAPYSRFTVGAAILDGNGKIHIGCNVENASYGLSNCAERTAIFAARANHGMQEVVAVCIYTPTDKPASPCGACRQVLNEFGPTMRVRSICDGEDIIDTTLDALLPSAFGPKNLQDASQR
- a CDS encoding M23 family metallopeptidase: MMKSAISYLSALLIGLGAASAHAAEEAQDPALRQQAADALARLAPRPLAKGDLPQPLVEVNRESADRRWVIGSATQPLPLMAGADADQVPLSRLFLARQTDQGWQLAMEGEDGFAALLEAAPDGWLSADERRAWRSQAIRAKRLAPDATGLGLPWQEGSSWSMTGGPHGYSGESQPYDSIDFAGGDGRVLAPQAGVIYKSCLRNGSGLVKLVHDNGYSSTYYHMINLNTVADGQRMAKGAYLGKIGNGLPCGGSTTGPHVHFSLIHQGKAEPVNRKWLGGWQFFSGGRAYQGYASRNGSRVNVGGRLTHYSGGSDPAPTPSGSSGVATPRGGDSRVNLRGGPSLSAEIVGSAARGEQVALQCHIRGEAVDGVWGRTDIWNRTASGHWISDGFIDTGSNAPVVPPCPSSARPW
- a CDS encoding purine-cytosine permease family protein, giving the protein MKAKTPASSSLIERRSIDFIPESERHGRVFSQFTLWLAANLQITAVVTGALAVALGGDIVWSIAGLLLGQIAGGAVMALHGAQGPRLGLPQMLACRAQFGVKGAVLPLALACVMYLGFNATGMVLSGQALGQLLQLSDAAGSLLFALAVLLAAALGYRAIHRLGRVDLLPLLAEHARFEPAAFVTAISLSASWQIAFAPYVSDYSRYLPSATPPARVAWAIGLGSTLGAQIAMSLGVLVAAIGGAAFRGHEVAYFVGLGADGAIAAALFFCVAFGKVTISTLNAYGGFMCAGGIASAFGARPEALGPRRRWLIVACMVLVSLGIAVWAQQGFLPLFKSFLLLLLALFTPWSAVNLADFYLLRGGRVDLATLEGADYRWPGLLAYLAGVLLQLPFIDSALFSGPMVRVLGGADVSWLAGWLGAAGLYWLMMRRGAAAWAAVPGGGRSAG